One genomic segment of Natrialbaceae archaeon AArc-T1-2 includes these proteins:
- the nadC gene encoding carboxylating nicotinate-nucleotide diphosphorylase, giving the protein MLTDTQIERWLREDVGHHDVTNDVPGETTGRLVAKEGGVVAGLEAAVAVFEYLGVTTDDSLTDGTRIEAGDELLRVTGPARAVLRGERVAVNLVGHASGVASRTRRAVDAANEDVRIAATRKTTPGLRGLEKRAVVAGGGDTHRLDLSHMVMVKDNHVAELGLEEAVSHFRKRVSFATKIEVEVETVGDAPRAAEAGADVVLLDNMSPEDVREAVDALEAYDGVLAEASGGITVADVPAYAATGVDVISMGSLTHSAPSLDCSFYTDM; this is encoded by the coding sequence ATGCTCACCGACACCCAGATCGAGCGCTGGCTCCGCGAGGACGTCGGTCACCACGACGTGACGAACGACGTGCCCGGAGAGACGACCGGCCGGCTCGTCGCGAAAGAGGGAGGCGTCGTCGCCGGCCTCGAAGCCGCCGTCGCCGTTTTCGAATACCTCGGCGTCACGACCGACGACTCGCTGACGGACGGCACTCGAATCGAGGCGGGCGACGAACTGCTTCGCGTGACTGGGCCAGCCCGCGCCGTACTCCGTGGCGAGCGCGTCGCTGTCAACCTCGTCGGGCACGCCTCCGGCGTCGCCTCCCGCACCCGCCGGGCGGTCGACGCCGCCAACGAGGACGTCCGCATCGCCGCCACCCGGAAAACGACGCCCGGCCTGCGCGGCCTCGAGAAACGCGCCGTCGTCGCCGGCGGCGGCGACACCCACCGGCTCGATCTCTCGCACATGGTCATGGTGAAGGACAACCACGTCGCCGAGCTCGGCCTCGAGGAGGCCGTCTCCCACTTCCGCAAACGGGTCTCGTTCGCGACGAAAATCGAGGTCGAGGTCGAGACCGTCGGCGACGCCCCGCGTGCGGCCGAGGCGGGTGCCGACGTCGTCTTGCTCGATAACATGTCTCCCGAGGACGTACGGGAGGCCGTCGACGCACTCGAGGCCTACGACGGTGTGCTCGCGGAGGCAAGCGGCGGCATCACCGTAGCGGACGTGCCGGCCTACGCCGCGACGGGCGTCGACGTGATCTCGATGGGATCGCTGACTCACTCCGCGCCGAGCCTGGACTGCTCTTTCTATACTGATATGTAG
- a CDS encoding RNA 2'-phosphotransferase, which translates to MTEPIYACEDHGFYEGTDCPICGSSGTSLLSGGRRRTLSKYLSGALRHYPDNAGLELDGRGWTDDDDLVAAACRRYAWVRPEHVEAVIATDPKGRFEWTGADDGGTERVRAAYGHSVDVDLEPTDAPVPDDLYHGTASDNLESILEEGLRPMARQRVHLSHSPASARRVGRRHTDDPVLLVVDAAAMLADGRRIAKRGRETYTTEWVPPAYLAVADERSETDPDP; encoded by the coding sequence GTGACCGAACCGATCTACGCGTGCGAGGACCACGGCTTCTACGAGGGCACGGACTGTCCCATCTGTGGCTCGAGCGGGACGTCTCTCCTGTCGGGCGGTCGCCGCCGCACCCTCTCGAAGTACCTAAGCGGCGCGCTCCGGCACTACCCCGACAATGCCGGCCTCGAACTCGACGGCCGCGGGTGGACCGACGACGACGATCTCGTGGCGGCTGCCTGCAGGCGGTACGCGTGGGTGCGTCCGGAACACGTCGAGGCCGTGATCGCGACCGACCCGAAAGGGCGATTCGAGTGGACGGGTGCCGACGACGGCGGCACCGAGCGAGTCCGAGCCGCCTACGGTCACTCCGTCGACGTCGACCTCGAGCCGACCGACGCGCCGGTTCCGGACGACCTCTACCACGGGACCGCATCGGACAACCTCGAGTCGATCCTCGAAGAGGGGCTCCGCCCGATGGCTCGCCAGCGGGTCCACCTCTCGCACAGCCCCGCGTCCGCACGGCGGGTCGGCCGTCGGCATACGGACGACCCCGTCCTGCTCGTGGTCGACGCCGCGGCGATGCTCGCGGACGGACGCCGGATCGCGAAACGAGGCCGGGAGACGTACACGACCGAGTGGGTGCCGCCTGCGTATCTCGCGGTCGCCGACGAACGATCGGAGACCGATCCCGATCCGTAG
- a CDS encoding cold-shock protein, which yields MAEGNVDFFNDTGGYGFISTDDADDDVFFHMEDVGGPDLEEGTDVEFSIEQAPKGPRATNVTRL from the coding sequence ATGGCAGAAGGCAACGTTGATTTCTTCAACGACACTGGCGGCTACGGTTTCATTTCGACGGACGACGCGGACGACGACGTATTCTTCCACATGGAAGACGTTGGCGGTCCGGACCTCGAAGAAGGGACAGACGTCGAATTCAGCATCGAGCAGGCCCCCAAGGGCCCCCGGGCGACCAACGTCACCCGCCTGTAA
- a CDS encoding PAS domain S-box protein: protein MESGSLTAALEETLAVFDGSGEPRTTPEVADRLELGRRSTYDRLERLAERNRLETKKVGANARIWWRPSESAGRSTDAASLVDDVLDDVDVGIFVLDEQLDVAWTNAATERYFGLDREQVLGRDKRRLVDEHIATVFESPTAFTETVLATYDDNTYTERFECHVTAGDEREERWLEYRSKPIDSGEYAGGRIELYYDVTDRKRSDRTREKHRETFTSLVGTLEEYAIFTLDSEGHVQTWSPGAERINGYESDDVCGEHVSTFYTDDDREAGVPERNLDAAAEHGSIQEEGWRVREDGSRFWADVTITAIHDEAGNLRGYATITRDTTERQQRERQLRRERDLTERLLETVPARLAVFRPDGSVERISSRTRQQLGIDESAVSEFGVEDFDIYDPDGTPIPVSEHPVPHVIETGETVSDWLVQHDGPDGDRRWVSLTVAPLFDDDGDVERVVVAGKDVTALTRTQRRLERQRDELRAELEEVFDRIDDAVYGLDEDWQFTYLNDRAVAILGETRAELLGTAVWEVFDRSFEDHYERAMRTQESVVFEAYSDAAGAWLEVTAYPSESGLSVYFRDVSDRKERERRLSSLIDNVPGMVYRCRNERGWPMEFVSDACNELTGYDPETLERGDVEWGEDVMLQRDRETLWKAVQQRGDCGSTFSETYRIETADGERRWVRDYGRGVFEAGELVSVEGVIEDVTDRIERERKLEHQREQLAALDSLNQVVSEITDAVIGQSTREEIEETVCTHLAESDSYLFAWIGDVDAATQTVNLRTEAGVEGYLDGITISVDPDDERSKGPTGRAFRTGEMQTTHDVDAESRHDPWRDHIEPYGFRSSAAIPISHDGALYGTLNVYAERLRAFEGREGELIGQLGQVVGHAIAAAERKRALMSDELVELKFRIQDIFEAFGVPGETDGRITIEHAVPVGDDEFLVYGTATPDAVDTLDGLVETRSHWESVTVTVRSEGDPASFELRLTDPPVLSLVASLGGYIERAVFEDGDYQMTIHLAPSADVRRIIDAVETTYPQAEMLRRQQISRPRDASQHATRRLASGLTDRQRTTLDVAYHAGFFEWPRETSGEEVAESLGVAPSTFHQHLRKAEQKVFDSLFSTATLEEPRTT from the coding sequence ATGGAATCGGGATCGTTGACCGCCGCGCTCGAGGAAACCCTCGCCGTCTTCGACGGTTCCGGAGAGCCACGGACGACTCCCGAGGTGGCCGACCGACTCGAGCTCGGCCGACGGAGTACGTACGATCGGCTGGAGCGACTCGCCGAGCGGAACCGACTCGAAACCAAGAAAGTCGGCGCAAACGCCCGCATCTGGTGGCGACCGTCCGAGTCTGCGGGCCGCTCGACGGACGCGGCGTCGCTCGTCGACGACGTTCTCGACGACGTCGACGTCGGTATCTTCGTCCTCGACGAACAGCTCGACGTCGCCTGGACCAACGCTGCGACGGAACGGTACTTCGGACTCGACCGCGAACAGGTCCTCGGCAGGGACAAACGCCGCCTCGTCGACGAGCACATCGCTACGGTCTTCGAATCACCGACGGCGTTTACGGAGACGGTCCTGGCGACGTACGACGACAACACGTACACCGAACGATTCGAGTGTCACGTGACAGCCGGCGACGAGCGCGAGGAACGCTGGCTCGAATATCGGAGCAAGCCTATCGACTCGGGCGAGTACGCGGGTGGTCGGATCGAACTCTACTACGACGTCACCGACCGGAAACGATCGGATCGGACTCGCGAGAAACACCGCGAGACGTTCACCTCGCTGGTCGGCACACTCGAGGAGTACGCGATCTTCACCCTCGATTCCGAGGGACACGTCCAGACCTGGAGCCCCGGTGCCGAACGGATCAACGGCTACGAGTCCGACGACGTCTGCGGCGAGCACGTGTCGACGTTTTACACCGACGACGATCGCGAAGCCGGCGTCCCCGAACGGAACTTAGACGCCGCCGCCGAGCACGGCTCGATACAGGAGGAAGGCTGGCGCGTTCGGGAGGACGGGTCGCGGTTTTGGGCGGACGTCACGATCACGGCTATCCACGACGAAGCCGGGAACCTTCGGGGCTACGCGACGATCACCCGCGACACGACCGAGCGCCAGCAACGGGAACGTCAACTCCGCCGCGAGCGCGATCTCACGGAACGGCTCTTAGAGACCGTCCCGGCCAGACTCGCCGTCTTCCGGCCCGACGGCTCGGTCGAGCGAATCAGCTCTCGGACGAGACAGCAACTCGGAATCGACGAGTCAGCGGTCTCCGAGTTCGGCGTCGAGGACTTCGACATCTACGACCCCGACGGAACGCCGATCCCCGTGTCGGAGCACCCGGTTCCACACGTAATCGAGACCGGGGAGACGGTTTCGGACTGGCTCGTTCAACACGACGGACCGGACGGGGACCGTCGGTGGGTTTCGCTCACCGTTGCACCGCTTTTCGACGACGACGGGGACGTCGAACGGGTCGTGGTCGCCGGCAAAGACGTGACCGCGCTCACGCGAACGCAACGGCGACTCGAGCGCCAGCGCGACGAGTTACGGGCCGAACTCGAGGAGGTGTTCGACCGCATCGACGACGCCGTCTACGGGCTGGACGAGGACTGGCAGTTCACGTACCTCAACGATCGCGCCGTAGCGATCCTCGGAGAGACGAGAGCGGAACTGCTCGGGACGGCCGTCTGGGAGGTCTTCGACCGGTCGTTCGAGGACCACTACGAGCGAGCGATGAGAACCCAGGAGTCGGTCGTATTCGAGGCCTACTCCGACGCAGCCGGTGCCTGGCTCGAGGTCACGGCGTATCCGTCCGAAAGCGGGCTCTCGGTGTACTTCCGTGACGTCTCCGATCGAAAAGAGCGTGAACGGCGGCTGTCGTCGTTGATCGACAACGTCCCGGGGATGGTCTATCGGTGTCGGAACGAGCGCGGCTGGCCCATGGAGTTCGTCAGCGACGCCTGCAACGAGCTGACTGGCTACGACCCCGAGACGCTCGAGCGCGGCGACGTAGAGTGGGGTGAAGACGTGATGCTGCAACGAGACCGCGAAACGCTGTGGAAGGCTGTCCAGCAGAGGGGAGATTGCGGATCGACGTTCTCCGAAACCTACCGTATCGAGACTGCCGACGGCGAACGCCGGTGGGTGAGAGACTACGGTCGCGGCGTCTTCGAGGCGGGAGAACTCGTCTCGGTCGAGGGGGTCATCGAGGACGTCACCGACCGAATCGAGCGCGAGCGCAAGCTCGAACACCAGCGCGAACAACTCGCCGCACTGGACAGCCTCAACCAGGTCGTCAGCGAGATCACGGACGCCGTCATCGGCCAGTCGACACGCGAAGAGATCGAAGAGACGGTCTGTACGCACCTCGCCGAGTCCGACTCGTACCTGTTCGCCTGGATCGGCGACGTCGACGCCGCGACACAGACGGTAAACCTGCGGACCGAAGCCGGCGTCGAAGGGTATCTCGACGGAATAACGATCTCGGTCGATCCCGACGACGAACGGAGCAAGGGACCGACCGGCAGGGCGTTCCGGACGGGCGAGATGCAGACGACACACGACGTCGACGCCGAGTCCAGGCACGATCCCTGGCGAGATCACATCGAGCCGTACGGGTTTCGGTCGTCCGCGGCGATCCCGATCAGCCACGACGGCGCTCTCTACGGAACGCTGAACGTCTACGCCGAACGGCTACGCGCGTTCGAAGGGCGAGAAGGCGAACTCATCGGCCAGCTCGGCCAGGTCGTCGGTCACGCCATCGCCGCAGCCGAGCGCAAGCGTGCGCTGATGAGCGACGAACTCGTCGAACTCAAGTTCCGGATCCAGGACATCTTCGAGGCGTTCGGCGTTCCGGGCGAAACGGACGGCCGTATTACGATCGAACACGCGGTCCCGGTCGGCGACGACGAGTTTCTCGTCTACGGAACTGCGACGCCGGACGCGGTCGACACCCTCGACGGCCTCGTCGAGACGCGTTCTCACTGGGAGTCGGTTACGGTTACCGTCCGCTCGGAGGGCGATCCCGCCAGTTTCGAACTCCGCCTGACGGACCCACCGGTGCTCTCGCTCGTCGCGTCACTCGGCGGCTACATCGAACGAGCCGTCTTCGAGGACGGCGACTACCAGATGACGATCCACCTCGCGCCGAGTGCCGACGTTCGCCGGATCATCGACGCCGTCGAAACGACGTACCCGCAGGCCGAGATGCTCCGTCGTCAGCAGATCAGCCGGCCTCGAGACGCTTCCCAGCACGCCACGCGACGTCTCGCATCGGGCCTCACCGACCGACAGCGAACAACCCTGGACGTCGCCTACCACGCGGGGTTCTTCGAGTGGCCCCGCGAGACGTCCGGCGAGGAGGTCGCCGAATCGCTGGGCGTCGCGCCGTCGACCTTCCACCAGCACCTCCGCAAGGCAGAGCAGAAGGTGTTCGACTCGTTGTTTTCGACGGCGACGCTCGAGGAGCCACGAACCACATAA
- a CDS encoding DUF7344 domain-containing protein, with the protein MLHRSNNGSDERADAVELTTDEYHELLVSKRRRLTIDVLGGNTSSVALDELAAGIVAREEGIDAANEDAVERVAIDLHHVHLPKMDELGLLEYDPDSCRVDPSGVSIDAGYADRVGR; encoded by the coding sequence ATGCTCCATCGATCGAACAATGGATCGGACGAACGCGCCGATGCGGTCGAACTGACGACGGACGAGTATCACGAACTGCTCGTGTCGAAACGGCGCCGACTGACGATCGACGTCCTCGGCGGAAACACCAGCTCGGTCGCTCTCGACGAGCTGGCGGCGGGGATCGTCGCACGAGAGGAGGGCATCGACGCTGCCAACGAAGACGCTGTCGAACGCGTGGCGATCGACCTCCACCACGTCCACCTTCCCAAGATGGACGAGTTGGGCCTGCTCGAGTACGACCCGGATTCGTGTCGGGTCGATCCCTCCGGCGTATCGATCGACGCCGGCTACGCGGATCGCGTCGGCCGCTAA
- a CDS encoding bacterio-opsin activator domain-containing protein — protein sequence MRDADVTDATDDGSAGSLDVLLIEDNPGDARLIREMLATAEELGQRVAPGGSETATTEPVVDHETQLEDGLEHLESASVDVILLDLNLPDSKGLETLRETLATVEWTPIVVLTGVRDQEIGLQAIEQGAQDYLVKDEVTDELLIRSIQHAIERNRQKRDRERRRQQLASLNRLNEINQDVIHDVITTSSRAELEQHVCDRLVEAERYRFAWIGQLERGGTEIVPTASAGVSEGYLEEVTITADEGDTGAGPAGTAVRTGEVQIASDIETDPDFEPWRDRALERGFRSSATIPITHEGLRYGILNVYADRPNAFTGAELEVLAGLGDIIGHAIAAIERKDALVSDSALELEFRLEGVAEELIALADEGDGTVQVEQLHGRENAIFAYGTASDLPREEFQEVAADTSLVDGVRLLTGGYDEFEFEAKTTAGLELVDTLAAQGGRLASATIDDGEFRFVATVPHGADARQLIDAIEEHCPAADHVAQRTVTRTADDLLDYQAILENLTEKQREALEVAVYAGYFDWPRASTAEEIAERLDITSATFTQHLRAAERQFFETVFDR from the coding sequence AGACGCCGACGTCACAGATGCCACCGACGACGGAAGCGCCGGGAGCCTCGACGTACTCCTCATCGAGGACAACCCCGGCGATGCCAGGCTGATCCGGGAGATGCTCGCCACCGCCGAGGAACTCGGACAACGCGTCGCGCCCGGTGGTTCCGAGACGGCCACGACCGAACCGGTCGTCGACCACGAGACGCAACTCGAGGACGGTCTCGAACACCTCGAGTCGGCGTCAGTCGACGTGATACTGCTCGATCTCAACCTGCCCGACAGCAAGGGGCTCGAGACGCTTCGTGAGACGCTCGCGACAGTCGAGTGGACCCCGATCGTCGTCCTGACCGGCGTTCGCGACCAGGAGATCGGGCTTCAGGCGATCGAACAGGGCGCCCAGGACTACCTCGTCAAAGACGAGGTGACCGACGAGCTGTTGATCCGATCGATCCAACACGCCATCGAACGCAACAGGCAGAAACGCGACCGCGAGCGCCGACGCCAACAGCTCGCGTCACTCAACCGGCTCAACGAGATCAACCAGGACGTCATCCACGACGTCATCACCACGTCCTCGCGGGCAGAGCTCGAACAACACGTCTGCGATCGTCTCGTCGAGGCCGAGCGCTATCGGTTCGCCTGGATCGGTCAGCTCGAACGCGGCGGCACGGAGATCGTCCCGACGGCGTCTGCCGGCGTCTCGGAGGGCTACCTCGAGGAAGTCACTATCACGGCGGACGAGGGAGATACCGGAGCCGGGCCGGCGGGAACCGCGGTACGGACGGGGGAGGTCCAGATCGCCAGCGACATCGAGACGGATCCAGACTTCGAACCCTGGCGTGACCGGGCGCTCGAGCGAGGGTTCCGATCGTCGGCGACTATTCCCATCACTCACGAAGGGCTCCGCTATGGTATCTTGAACGTCTACGCCGATCGACCGAACGCGTTCACGGGTGCGGAACTCGAGGTCTTAGCCGGGCTGGGAGACATCATCGGCCACGCGATCGCCGCGATCGAACGCAAGGACGCGCTCGTCAGCGACTCGGCGCTCGAACTCGAGTTCCGGCTCGAGGGCGTCGCCGAGGAGCTGATCGCGCTCGCAGACGAGGGGGACGGAACGGTCCAGGTCGAACAGCTCCACGGACGCGAGAACGCCATCTTCGCCTACGGAACGGCGTCGGATCTCCCTCGGGAGGAGTTCCAGGAGGTCGCCGCCGACACCAGCCTCGTCGACGGCGTACGCCTGCTCACCGGCGGCTACGACGAGTTCGAGTTCGAGGCCAAGACGACGGCCGGCCTCGAGTTGGTCGACACCCTCGCAGCTCAGGGTGGCAGGCTGGCCTCCGCCACGATCGACGACGGCGAGTTCCGGTTCGTCGCGACGGTCCCACACGGGGCCGACGCACGCCAGCTGATCGACGCGATCGAGGAGCACTGTCCGGCCGCCGACCACGTCGCCCAGCGGACGGTGACACGAACCGCAGACGACCTGCTCGACTACCAGGCGATCCTCGAAAACCTCACCGAGAAACAGCGCGAAGCCCTCGAGGTCGCCGTCTACGCGGGCTATTTCGACTGGCCGCGTGCGAGCACTGCCGAGGAGATCGCCGAGCGACTCGACATCACGTCGGCGACGTTCACCCAGCATCTCCGGGCCGCCGAACGGCAGTTCTTCGAGACCGTGTTCGATCGATGA